Proteins encoded by one window of Culicoides brevitarsis isolate CSIRO-B50_1 chromosome 2, AGI_CSIRO_Cbre_v1, whole genome shotgun sequence:
- the LOC134829640 gene encoding girdin-like, with translation MEEFEQDSLRALMPPPPPIFTTQRGTHATHHHETFEMPNLMDEQFEPGENMSFTQSPSPKRVCNRIQTPVIFRRRLSAIIEGVPSPDVGKIITTCEKCKILEEELKELSDYTKLEQMYHVHDENDRHSCEDVIENLRADLEEAKRILDSNTDEIDTLKGTLEQKNEALTTISREKSEALKEKEVAESQLGGVEYELEALKAKFESRERELLSLLGERPPQVNLGLKESNVELSQKIEEIQMLQKELEETKSDMKELKAKHKTLQTEYDETSMQLVEALQDYDALKAEHEKADSEENALKSMLNESKAKNDELQEQLERETKQIEIFKQELDELRGTVEKLVPMVAAKEELDTLYQDLLKKNAELEENLGSKDRQIEVLEQNLNETRANLVKNLSEMAENDISEMKIKIDELEKENLSAKKDLSEKENENSELLKKISELETKIQSIEKEKEEISTELKSMEDVKSRFDEVTEELKSKNSSFEAQVKEFSEKLSTLESEKEDLMKNFEDLKGEKEVLTQEIQKITENTEKSEREAELQEKIQDLEQKSNEAKQKIEELEALVQDFEQKSTVAAQKIQELTEFEQKSHDSNQIIEDLKTKIKEFEQNSSEAVKKIEELEAKIKEFEEKSYETSENLEESTEKSQKIEELEAEIEDLKQKLTEAVQKIEELNEFEQKSNTSEQKIKELETEIQDFIKKSIEAAEKIEKLEAEIKEFEKNVEDVEEFQQKCHDSEQKIIELEAKIKEFEQNSSESSQNIEELEALVEKLTTEKETFEIEKQEFLSQIETLKNKLSSSDDESSNQISDLQEKIRDLEIKIQDSEDQIFVLKTEKDAILTEKSEAQKNLDALKAEMVSNDDESSGLISELTQEIRNLEAKCQELSEKSSEIDNLRDLLKETQDKFELISSEKSILEQEKAEIEQKLSSEKEILAKEVENLKSQAAENDKSSLISDLNSKIKDLEAKCQSMHAKSLESASLKQTLNEVEDQMRELTHEKETLERQNAEIQQEIASVKEEKELLEQELEKLQSEMSENGSESSNIISDLKENLQELENKCRVLEEKASEREKSFESTISELKTQISALESNLEEKISEVTSLEATLKEMETQVESFSTEKEAILDEKEQLLSQISSLKTEKSLSDTESAALISDLKEKVQALEEKCQNLSEKDSDSALLGSKLEENEQKIKELTSEKEILVKNLEEISEKLSKIENEKQEIANKLTEQTEKVESLQQELLESIDKLREEELNVSKLKNQLLTEGESHQKTISESQTAIEALKSEISELKSFHGQASTELTSENAKIKTENAELTMKLATCEEKLAFLGQQLSQMEAKYQEAASESADLQSKMQQAATEFNKMRENLSLKEQQLHEVASKLTKLEAAHEQHTKDMFELDDLRKRTAKDRRSRRQSAHDELRPLVRSIKAIACQTEPTDESCQCRVLNEKLEKLKLDLIKAKVTVDHYRLGNDQKVGDIREEKEKVEAKLKEALNEVTRLHQEGARIRKERETLREKLVQMNEEFRRVQDKNRSAMSCKDTQTEMQMPFACNMNSDAVSLEQKLYIKKLEDDLAQNNKKYQEAKKIAQERRDRIKELENALRTRSPEGGKENTSNNPQVNQLMSENFQLKKENGELIQQYQHYKSLYQTKAAALHNSNKNPEDVSVYEKKYRKACEFLNVAKKSAEEYKKKCISIAAERHALGTALSRFDKYHKMPQLSDLDPMYQKGFEDWKKENPDFVHRYKLET, from the exons ATGGAAGAATTCGAACAAGACTCGTTGCGTGCTTTGATGCCTCCGCCGCCGCCAATTTTCACAACGCAACGCGGCACCCACGCGACGCATCATCACGAAACCTTCGAAATGCCGAATTTGATGGATGAGCAATTCGAGCCCGGGGAAAATATGAGTTTCACCCAAAGTCCGAGTCCCAAAAGGGTTTGCAATCGCATTCAAACGCCCGTAATTTTCCGCAGAAGGCTCTCGGCAATAATTGAGGGAGTTCCGTCGCCCGATGTTGGCAAAATTATAACAACTTGTGAGAA ATGCAAAATACTCGAGGAGGAATTGAAAGAATTGTCGGATTACACGAAACTCGAACAAATGTATCACGTACATGACGAAAATGATCGACACAGCTGCGAAGATGTCATAGAGAACTTGAGAGCAGACTTGGAAGAGGCGAAACGAAT tttggaTTCAAATACCGACGAAATCGACACTCTCAAAGGTACGTTGGAGCAAAAAAACGAAGCCCTAACGACAATTTCTCGCGAAAAAAGTGAAGCTTTGAAGGAAAAAGAAGTCGCTGAGAGCCAATTAGGCGGCGTCGAGTACGAACTTGAAGCTTTAAAGGCGAAATTCGAAAGTCGCGAACGAGAACTCCTCAGTTTGTTGGGCGAAAGACCTCCGCAAGTCAATTTAGGGCTAAAAGAGAGCAATGTCGAGCTTTCGCAAAAAATAGAGGAAATCCAAATGCTGCAAAAGGAACTCGAAGAGACCAAAAGTGACATGAAAGAGCTCAAGGCGAAACATAAAACGCTCCAAACGGAATACGACGAAACTTCGATGCAGCTCGTCGAGGCGTTGCAAGATTACGACGCCCTAAAAGCCGAGCACGAAAAGGCCGACAGCGAAGAAAACGCCTTGAAAAGCATGTTGAACGAGAGTAAAGCCAAAAATGACGAACTCCAAGAGCAACTCGAGCGCGAAACGaagcaaattgaaattttcaagcaGGAATTGGACGAGTTACGAGGCACAGTGGAGAAATTAGTCCCGATGGTAGCTGCCAAAGAGGAGCTTGACACACTTTATCAAGACTTGCTGAAGAAAAATGCGGAATTGGAGGAAAATCTGGGCTCGAAAGATCGTCAAATTGAAgttttggaacaaaatttgaacgaAACTCGCGCGAATCTGGTGAAAAATTTGAGTGAAATGGCGGAAAATGACATTTCTGAGATGAAAATCAAGATTGACGAGcttgaaaaggaaaatttaagtgCCAAAAAGGACTTGAGTGAGaaggaaaatgaaaattcagagcttttgaagaaaatttccgaACTTGAGACGAAAATTCAAAGCAttgagaaagaaaaagaagagatTTCAACGGAATTGAAGAGTATGGAGGACGTAAAATCGCGTTTTGACGAAGTTACGGAAGAattgaagtcaaaaaattcaagtttcgaGGCTCAAGTCAaagaattttcggaaaaattgtCGACTTTGGAGTCAGAAAAAGaggatttaatgaaaaatttcgaagattTGAAGGGAGAAAAGGAAGTTTTGACGcaggaaattcaaaaaattacagaaaatacggaaaaaagtGAACGAGAAGCTGagttgcaagaaaaaattcaagatttagaacaaaaatctaacgaagcaaaacaaaaaattgaagaacttGAGGCCCTGGTTCAAGATTTCGAGCAAAAATCGACAGTTGCTgcccaaaaaattcaagaattaacagaatttgagcaaaaatcgCACGACTCAAACCAAATAATTGAagatttaaagacaaaaattaaagaatttgaacaaaattcatcagaagctgtcaaaaaaattgaagaattagaagctaaaattaaagagTTTGAAGAAAAGTCATACGAAACTTCAGAAAATCTCGAAGAATCAACtgagaaaagtcaaaaaattgaagaactcGAGGCTGAAATCGaagatttgaaacaaaaattgacagaagctgtccaaaaaattgaagaacttAACGAATTCGAGCAAAAATCAAACACTtcagagcaaaaaattaaagaattagagactgaaattcaagattttattaaaaaatcgatcGAAGCtgccgaaaaaattgaaaaattggaggcagaaattaaagaattcgaaaaaaatgtcgaagatGTCGAagaatttcagcaaaaatgtcacgattcagaacaaaaaattatcgaactCGAAgccaaaattaaagaatttgagCAAAACTCGTCAGAATCCTCACAAAATATCGAAGAATTAGAAGctttggttgaaaaattaacaactgAGAaggaaacttttgaaattgagAAGCAAGAATTCTTATCTCAGAtcgaaactttgaaaaataaattgtcctCAAGTGACGACGAGTCATCCAATCAAATTTCGGACCTCCAAGAAAAAATTCGCGaccttgaaataaaaatccaagACTCCGAggatcaaatttttgtcttgaaaaCCGAAAAAGACGCgattttaacggaaaaatCTGAAGCTCAGAAGAATCTTGATGCATTGAAAGCTGAAATGGTCTCGAATGACGACGAAAGTTCAGGTCTCATCTCCGAACTGACGCAAGAAATTCGCAATTTGGAAGCCAAATGTCAAGAATTGTCCGAAAAATCATCAGAAATTGACAATTTAAGGGACTTGCTAAAGGAGACACAAGACAAATTCGAGCtaatttcttcagaaaaatcaattttagagCAAGAAAAGGCAGAAATCGAGCAAAAATTGTCCTCCGAGAAAGAAATCCTCGCcaaagaagttgaaaacttgaaATCCCAAGCAGCTGAAAACGACAAATCCAGCTTAATTTCCGACCTAAACTCGAAAATTAAGGATTTGGAAGCGAAATGTCAAAGTATGCACGCAAAATCCTTGGAATCTGCCTCTTTGAAGCAAACTTTGAACGAAGTTGAGGACCAAATGAGGGAATTAACGCACGAAAAAGAGACTTTGGAGCGTCAAAATGCTGAAATTCAACAAGAAATTGCTTCGGTTAAGGAAGAAAAGGAACTTTTGGAACAAGAACTCGAGAAATTACAGTCGGAAATGTCCGAAAATGGCAGCGAATCATCCAACATCATCTcggatttgaaagaaaatcttCAAGAACTCGAAAATAAGTGTCGTGTTTTGGAAGAAAAGGCTTCGGAAcgtgaaaaatcttttgaaagcACGATTTCTGAGCTAAAAACGCAAATTTCGGCATTAGAATCGAaccttgaggaaaaaatttcggAAGTTACAAGCTTAGAAGCGACTTTGAAAGAGATGGAAACCCAAGTCGAATCATTTTCAACAGAAAAAGAAGCAATTTTAGACGAAAAGGAGCAACTTTTGTCCCAAATTTCATCGTTAAAGACTGAAAAGTCACTCAGTGACACGGAATCTGCTGCTTTGATCTcagatttgaaagaaaaagttcaagctttggaagaaaaatgccaaaatttgAGCGAAAAAGATTCGGATTCTGCTTTATTAGGCTCGAAATTGGaagaaaatgagcaaaaaattaaagaattaacgagcgaaaaggaaattttagtcaaaaatttagaggaaattagtgaaaaattgtccaaaattgaaaatgagaaGCAGGAAATCGCCAATAAACTCACTGAACAGACTGAAAAAGTTGAATCGCTGCAACAGGAGCTCTTGGAGTCCATCGATAAACTAAGGGAAGAAGAATTAAatgtctcaaaattaaaaaatcaacttttaactGAAGGAGAAAGTCATCAAAAGACCATTTCCGAGTCTCAAACCGCCATAGAAGCcttaaaatctgaaatttctgaattaaaatcattcCATGGGCAAGCTTCAACCGAGCTTACTTCCGAAAATGCCAAAATTAAGACTGAAAATGCCGAATTAACGATGAAATTGGCGACTTGCGAAGAAAAACTCGCCTTTTTAGGTCAACAACTCTCCCAGATGGAAGCGAAATATCAAGAAGCAGCGTCAGAATCCGCCGATTTGCAGTCAAAAATGCAACAAGCCGCCACagaattcaataaaatgcgCGAAAATTTGTCCCTTAAAGAGCAACAACTTCACGAAGTCGCCTCGAAACTCACGAAACTCGAAGCGGCGCACGAACAACACACAAAAGACATGTTCGAGCTTGACGATTTGCGGAAACGAACTGCCAAAGATCGCAGAAGTCGGCGTCAAAGTGCGCATGATGAGCTTAGACCGCTTGTTAGATCCATCAAAGCGATCGCGTGTCAAACCGAGCCAACAGACGAGAGTTGTCAGTGTCgagttttaaatgaaaaacttgaaaaactcAAATTGGACTTGATTAAAGCGAAGGTGACAGTCGATCATTACAGACTCGGAAATGATCAAAAGGTTGGCGATATTCGGGaggaaaaggaaaaagttgaGGCGAAACTGAAAGAAGCCCTGAACGAAGTGACGCGATTGCATCAAGAAGGAGCACGAATTAGGAAGGAACGAGAAACGTTGAGGGAAAAATTGGTGCAAATGAATGAGGAATTCAGAAGGGTACAAGATAAGAACAGGTCAGCGATGAGTTGTAAAGATACTCAAACGGAGATGCAGATGCCTTTTGCGTGCAATATGAATTCGGATGCTGTTTCGTTGGAACAAAAG ctctaCATCAAAAAACTCGAAGACGATTTagctcaaaacaacaaaaaatatcaagaagcAAAGAAAATCGCTCAAGAACGTCGTGACAGAATCAAAGAACTTGAAAACGCCCTCAGAACTCGTTCACCCGAAGGAGGCAAGGAAAACACTTCGAACAATCCTCAAGTGAACCAATTAatg tccgAAAACTTCcaactaaaaaaagaaaatggcGAATTAATTCAGCAATATCAGCATTACAAGTCGTTGTATCAAACGAAAGCTGCTGCCCTTCACAATTCCAACAAAAATCCCGAAGATGTCTCAgtttacgagaaaaaatacCGCAAGGCGTGCGAATTTCTGAACGTCGCCAAGAAAAGTGCGGaagaatacaagaaaaaatgcatCAGCATCGCGGCGGAAAGACACGCGCTTGGCACGGCGCTAAGTCGTTTCgataaatatcacaaaatgcCGCAACTTTCCGACTTGGATCCCATGTATCAAAAGGGTTTTGAGGACTGGAAGAAGGAAAATCCGGATTTTGTCCATAGATATAAGTTAGAAACGtag
- the LOC134829641 gene encoding acyl-CoA-binding domain-containing protein 5-like, with the protein MTTEERFKAAVNVIRNLPKNGSYQPSSAMMLQFYSYFKQATEGPCKGARPAFWDVVGRAKYDSWKALGDMSKEQAMNNYVGELRKIVETMSFTENVANFVGSISEIENIDVNDLDLIAPEAMKHARSRPGSPFASRDTSPQRPVTVPAMTTMTNGHHHPLSDSDDEFNSADESDAFHHQPRSRRAVAYQQDSMLVQNINATVEQMQKDLATLQANFSQLERNLTQMKAAQKSYKHIYPKWWPWKNVAPSFVLFVILWPIVYNRIVNRLQRRK; encoded by the exons ATGACTACAGAAGAAAGATTTAAAGCTGCCGTCAACGTAATtcgaaatttgccaaaaaatg gTTCCTACCAGCCCAGTTCCGCGATGATGTTGCAATTTTACTCGTATTTCAAGCAAGCAACGGAAGGCCCATGCAAAGGAGCTCGTCCTGCGTTCTGGGATGTGGTTGGTCGTGCCAAATATGACTCGTGGAAGGCATTGGGAGACATGTCGAAGGAACAAGCGATGAACAATTATGTCGGCGAACTGCGAAAAATCGTCGAAACGATGAGTTTTACCGAAAATGTCGCCAATTTCGTCGGTAGCATCagtgaaattgaaaatattgatgTCAACGATTTGGATTTAATTGCGCCGGAAGCAATGAAACACGCGAGATCTCGTCCTGGATCGCCATTTGCGTCGCGAGATACGAGCCCGCAACGACCTGTGACAGTTCCCGCAATGACGACGATGACAAATGGGCATCATCATCCCCTTTCCGACTCGGATGACGAGTTTAACTCCGCCGATGAGAGCGATGCGTTCCATCATCAACCCAGAAGTCGACGTGCGGTCGCATATCAACAAGACTCGATGCTCGTACAAAACATTAACGCAACTGTGGAACAAATGCAAAAGGATTTGGCGACGTTACAAGCGAATTTCTCGCAACTCGAGAGAAATTTGACACAAATGAAAGCCGCACAGAAGAGTTACAAACATATTTACCCGAAATGGTGGCCATGGAAAAATGTGGCGCCAAGCTTCGTGCTTTTCGTTATCCTTTGGCCGATCGTGTACAATCGCATCGTCAACAGATTACaacgaagaaaatga
- the LOC134829106 gene encoding uncharacterized protein LOC134829106, translated as MASNKPGQSNNVKVMVKLRPLIGREIESNEKICWEKVSDNEIVELDATTPSKPCIYDHVFGGADSTQSLYEMAISQIVDSCVQGFNGSVMAYGQTASGKTYTMMGNDKNKGIIRLVAENIFDIVEKHDDRDIYMVRCSFLEIYNEKINDLLAPEKTNLEVFETQDGAVMIKEATEKVVRKATNVLDLIEQGNATKRMGETAMNDRSSRSHTIFRIMIESQEQHEEGSSIKMGILDLVDLAGSESVNKTNATGDRLKEGISINKSLLELGRVIKELSEKKEGEDKFIVFRNSKLTRVIQHSLGGNAKSVVICTVSPAEREETRNTLRFASRAKNVKNTPKLNEILSDQAMIKRLNQKITGLRKQIAEMARQSAGVGHTAESMRQDIIDRIER; from the exons atggCGAGTAACAAGCCGGGACAATCGAATAATGTGAAGGTAATGGTAAAACTTCGCCCTTTAATAGGACGTGAGATTGAaagcaacgaaaaaatttgttgggaAAAAGTTTCGGACAACGAAATTGTCGAATTGGATGCCACAACTCCGAGTAAACCGTGCATTTATG ATCATGTCTTTGGAGGTGCGGATTCGACACAATCGCTTTACGAAATGGCAATTTCCCAAATTGTGGACTCGTGTGTGCAAGGTTTTAATGGCTCCGTGATGGCTTACGGGCAAACAGCGTCCGGGAAAACCTACACAATGATgggaaatgacaaaaataaggGAATTATTCGACTTGTggccgaaaatatttttgatattgtcGAAAAACATGATGACAGAGACATTTATATGGTGCGATGTTCGTTTCTGGAGATTtataatgagaaaattaatgatttgctGGCGCCTGAGAAGACAAATTTGGAAGTTTTTGAAACGCAGGATGGAGCAGTGATGATAAAAGAGGCAACGGAAAAAGTTGTGAGGAAGGCGACGAATGTGCTGGATTTGATTGAACAAGGAAATGCGACGAAACGGATGGGAGAAACGGCGATGAATGATAGATCTTCGCGGTCGCATACGATTTTTCGAAtt atgatCGAATCTCAAGAGCAACACGAAGAAGGCTCATCCATCAAAATGGGCATTTTAGACCTTGTCGATCTCGCTGGATCTGAAAGTGTCAACAAAACAAACGCCACAGGAGATCGTCTCAAGGAAGGAATCTCCATAAACAAGTCACTTTTGGAACTGGGACGTGTCATCAAAGAACTTTCTGAGAAAAAAGAGGGCGAAGACAAGTTCATCGTGTTCCGAAACTCCAAACTAACTCGAGTCATCCAACATTCCTTGGGCGGAAATGCCAAATCTGTCGTTATTTGTACTGTCAGTCCTGCTGAAAGAGAAGAAACTCGAAATACTTTgag attcGCTTCTCGTgctaaaaacgtcaaaaacacGCCCAAACTGAACGAAATCCTCTCAGACCAAGCGATGATCAAGcgtttgaaccaaaaaatcacCGGATTACGAAAACAAATTGCCGAAATGGCACGTCAAAGTGCCGGCGTTGGTCACACTGCCGAATCCATGCGACAAGACATCATCGATCGCATTGAACG ATAG
- the LOC134829105 gene encoding uncharacterized protein LOC134829105, producing MVKLRPLIGREIESNEKICWEKVSDNEIVELDATTPSKPCIYDHVFGGADSTQSLYEMAISQIVDSCVQGFNGSVMAYGQTASGKTYTMMGNDKNKGIIRLVAENIFDIVEKHDDRDIYMVRCSFLEIYNEKINDLLAPEKTNLEVFETQDGAVMIKEATEKVVRKATNVLDLIEQGNATKRMGETAMNDRSSRSHTIFRIMIESQEQHEEGSSIKMGILDLVDLAGSESVNKTNATGDRLKEGISINKSLLELGRVIKELSEKKEGEDKFIVFRNSKLTRVIQHSLGGNAKSVVICTVSPAEREETRNTLRFASRAKNVKNTPKLNEILSDQAMIKRLNQKITGLRKQIAEMARQSAGVGHTAESMRQDIIDRIERCEMQFIRSKKASRKQNLRRQTWHCLGNENQDSRQEIEEFEQDSLRALMPPPPPIFTTQRGTHATHHHETFEMPNLMDEQFEPGENMSFTQSPSPKRVCNRIQTPVIFRRRLSAIIEGVPSPDVGKIITTCEKCKILEEELKELSDYTKLEQMYHVHDENDRHSCEDVIENLRADLEEAKRM from the exons ATGGTAAAACTTCGTCCCCTAATAGGACGCGAGATCGAaagcaacgaaaaaatatgttgGGAAAAAGTTTCGGACAACGAAATTGTCGAATTGGATGCCACAACTCCGAGTAAACCGTGCATTTATG ATCATGTCTTTGGCGGTGCGGATTCGACACAATCGCTTTACGAAATGGCAATTTCCCAAATTGTGGACTCGTGTGTGCAAGGTTTTAATGGCTCCGTGATGGCTTACGGGCAAACAGCGTCCGGGAAAACCTACACAATGATgggaaatgacaaaaataaggGAATTATTCGACTTGTggccgaaaatatttttgatattgtcGAAAAACATGATGACAGAGACATTTATATGGTGCGATGTTCGTTTCTGGAGATTtataatgagaaaattaatgatttgctGGCGCCTGAGAAGACAAATTTGGAAGTTTTTGAAACGCAGGATGGAGCAGTGATGATAAAAGAGGCAACGGAAAAAGTTGTGAGGAAGGCGACGAATGTGCTGGATTTGATTGAACAAGGAAATGCGACGAAACGGATGGGAGAAACGGCGATGAATGATAGATCTTCGCGGTCGCATACGATTTTTAGaatt ATGATCGAATCCCAAGAGCAACACGAAGAAGGTTCATCCATCAAAATGGGCATTTTAGACCTTGTCGATCTCGCCGGTTCAGAAAGTGTCAACAAAACAAACGCCACAGGAGATCGTCTCAAGGAAGGAATCTCCATAAACAAGTCACTTTTGGAATTGGGACGTGTCATCAAAGAACTTTCTGAGAAAAAAGAGGGCGAAGACAAGTTCATCGTGTTCCGAAACTCCAAACTAACTCGAGTCATCCAACATTCCTTGGGCGGAAATGCCAAATCTGTCGTTATTTGTACTGTCAGTCCTGCTGAAAGAGAAGAAACTCGAAATACTTTGag attcgcTTCTCGTgctaaaaacgtcaaaaacacGCCCAAACTGAACGAAATCCTCTCGGATCAGGCGATGATCAAGcgtttgaaccaaaaaatcacCGGATTACGAAAACAAATTGCCGAAATGGCACGTCAAAGTGCCGGCGTAGGTCACACTGCCGAATCCATGCGACAAGACATCATCGATCGCATTGAACGGTGCGAAATGCAGTTCATTCGCTCGAAAAAAGCGTCGCGCAAGCAAAATTTACGACGACAAACGTGGCATTGTCTCGGCAATGAAAATCAAGATTCTCGTcaagaaattgaagaattcGAACAAGACTCGTTGCGTGCTTTGATGCCTCCGCCGCCGCCAATTTTCACAACGCAACGCGGCACCCACGCGACGCATCATCACGAAACCTTCGAAATGCCGAATTTGATGGATGAGCAATTCGAGCCCGGGGAAAATATGAGTTTTACACAAAGTCCGAGTCCCAAAAGGGTTTGCAATCGCATTCAAACGCCCGTAATTTTCCGCAGAAGGCTCTCGGCAATAATTGAGGGAGTTCCGTCGCCCGATGTTGGCAAAATTATAACAACTTGTGAGAA ATGCAAAATACTCGAGGAAGAATTGAAAGAATTGTCGGATTACACGAAACTCGAACAAATGTATCACGTACATGACGAAAATGATCGACACAGCTGCGAAGATGTCATAGAGAACTTGAGAGCAGACTTGGAAGAGGCGAAACGAATGTAA
- the LOC134831336 gene encoding acyl-CoA-binding domain-containing protein 5-like encodes MTTEERFKAAVNVIRNLPKNGSYQPSSAMMLQFYSYFKQATEGPCKGARPAFWDVVGRAKYDSWKALGDMSKEQAMNNYVGELRKIVETMSFTENVANFVGSISEIENIDVNDLDLIAPEAMKHARSRPGSPFASRDTSPQRPVTVPAMTTMTNGHHHPLSDSDDEFNSADESDAFHHQPRSRRAVAYQQDSMLVQNINATVEQMQKDLATLQANFSQLERNLTQMKAAQKSYKHIYPKWWPWKNVAPSFVLFVILWPIVYNRIVNRLQRRK; translated from the exons ATGACTACAGAGGAAAGATTTAAAGCTGCCGTCAACGTAATacgaaatttgccaaaaaatg gTTCCTACCAGCCCAGTTCCGCGATGATGTTGCAATTTTACTCGTATTTCAAGCAAGCAACGGAAGGCCCATGCAAAGGAGCTCGTCCTGCGTTCTGGGATGTGGTTGGTCGTGCCAAATATGACTCGTGGAAGGCATTGGGAGACATGTCGAAGGAACAAGCGATGAACAATTACGTCGGCGAACTGCGAAAAATCGTCGAAACGATGAGTTTTACCGAAAATGTCGCCAATTTCGTCGGTAGCATCagtgaaattgaaaatattgatgTCAATGATTTGGATTTAATTGCGCCGGAAGCCATGAAACACGCGAGATCTCGTCCTGGATCGCCATTCGCGTCGAGAGATACGAGCCCGCAACGACCTGTGACAGTTCCCGCTATGACGACGATGACAAATGGGCATCATCATCCCCTTTCCGACTCGGATGACGAGTTTAACTCCGCCGATGAGAGCGATGCGTTCCATCATCAACCCAGAAGTCGACGTGCGGTTGCCTATCAACAAGACTCGATGCTCGTACAAAACATTAACGCAACTGTGGAACAAATGCAAAAGGATTTGGCGACGTTACAAGCGAATTTTTCGCAACTCGAGCGAAATTTGACACAAATGAAAGCCGCACAGAAGAGTTACAAACATATTTACCCGAAATGGTGGCCATGGAAAAATGTGGCGCCAAGTTTCGTGCTTTTTGTTATCCTTTGGCCGATTGTGTACAATCGCATCGTCAACAGATTACaacgaagaaaatga